The following are encoded in a window of Polycladomyces subterraneus genomic DNA:
- a CDS encoding NAD(P)H-dependent flavin oxidoreductase, translating to MWSETEVVRRLGVQYPIIQAGMAGGPASPELAAAVSEAGGLGTLGAGYWTGEQLRDAVRTVRRLTDRPFAVNLFAPEPYEVSAEEISRVQEKMRLYRKALGLSEPQVPQQFAPSFEEQIEVVLEERVPVFSFTFGKLEAEWMQILKGRDVVVIGTATTVREAVTLEQSGVDMVVAQAFEAGGHRGTFLSRFEEAMIGGMALIPAMVDAVRIPVIAAGGIMDGRGIAAALTLGAQGVQLGTAFLTCRESGAHMLHQQAVLSATEESTTLTRAFSGKPARGIRNRFIEEMADVEVPDYPIQNALTREIRQAAGKQGRPEFLSMWAGQGTRLSRETTAEALIQVLVKETEEAVDRLAKSVR from the coding sequence ATGTGGTCGGAAACCGAAGTCGTGCGCAGATTGGGTGTGCAATATCCCATTATCCAGGCAGGGATGGCGGGAGGTCCTGCATCGCCGGAGTTGGCCGCGGCGGTTTCGGAGGCAGGGGGATTGGGAACACTGGGGGCCGGTTATTGGACGGGTGAACAGTTGCGGGATGCCGTTCGTACCGTGCGCCGGTTGACCGACCGCCCGTTTGCCGTCAATCTGTTCGCCCCGGAACCTTATGAAGTGTCAGCGGAGGAGATTTCCCGTGTTCAAGAGAAAATGCGTCTCTATCGAAAAGCATTGGGATTGTCGGAACCACAAGTTCCCCAACAGTTTGCTCCGTCGTTTGAGGAACAGATAGAAGTGGTGTTGGAAGAACGGGTGCCCGTATTCAGTTTTACGTTTGGCAAGTTGGAGGCCGAATGGATGCAGATTTTGAAGGGCCGCGATGTGGTGGTGATCGGCACGGCGACCACCGTGCGGGAGGCGGTCACGTTGGAGCAGAGTGGTGTGGATATGGTAGTGGCCCAGGCGTTCGAGGCGGGCGGCCATCGGGGGACGTTTTTGAGCCGGTTTGAGGAAGCGATGATCGGCGGGATGGCGTTGATCCCGGCGATGGTGGACGCCGTCCGCATCCCGGTGATTGCCGCAGGCGGCATCATGGACGGTCGGGGAATCGCTGCGGCCTTGACCTTGGGGGCGCAAGGCGTGCAATTGGGCACTGCGTTTTTGACCTGCCGGGAGAGTGGCGCCCATATGTTGCACCAGCAAGCGGTGCTGTCTGCTACCGAGGAGAGTACGACGCTGACGCGCGCTTTCTCCGGCAAGCCTGCACGAGGTATCCGCAACCGGTTCATCGAGGAGATGGCGGATGTCGAAGTACCCGATTATCCAATACAAAATGCGTTGACCCGTGAGATCCGACAAGCGGCAGGCAAGCAGGGACGCCCCGAATTTCTGTCGATGTGGGCGGGACAAGGCACCCGATTGAGTCGGGAGACAACGGCAGAAGCGTTGATACAGGTATTGGTGAAGGAAACGGAGGAAGCGGTTGATCGGTTGGCAAAGTCAGTGCGTTGA
- a CDS encoding M1 family metallopeptidase gives MKKTRLLSVLTTTVFLLAWTVTWPLSPAVTHAQPATDPADIPGIYQPANPHLHAEAMPRTKSSAHTNDHLLGPARPHYRMNVTYDANRHTITGTMNVTFGNNLGFTLHDLYFNVWANARDFTEVGGGTEIQSVKVNGKPAAFALNETALHITGLNLAPNSQPEVQIDFTVKVPELQDRFGWYGTTVSLGNWFPILAVYDEEGWNTDPYFPYGESFYSLTGNFDVLFTTDRNQVVAATGTQVGKTIFHKDLATYHFRAQNVRDFAMELDPNYHVRQTSVGNVKINVYYTDRQAKYADAMLEAGRGSIALYNEKFGTYPWPELDIVSMEGWFGGMEYPQLVMISLSDNRTQEWVKSVTAHEIGHQWFYGVIGNNEYDEPWLDESFATFAAALYMNHLDGLTTEPTKEEYYHVSSPVSTFVQHADEGGIDAYYQMIYGYGSRTLNELRIELGDETFYRAMQAWFRAEKFGVATTRDFIRIMQLTSGRDLHDFFVNHRVYVNNQE, from the coding sequence TTGAAAAAAACAAGATTGCTGTCTGTACTCACCACAACCGTTTTCCTATTGGCATGGACCGTTACTTGGCCGCTATCTCCTGCCGTCACACACGCACAACCTGCGACGGACCCGGCGGACATTCCCGGCATCTATCAACCGGCCAATCCGCATCTGCATGCGGAAGCGATGCCTCGGACGAAGTCATCCGCCCACACGAATGACCATCTACTCGGTCCCGCCCGCCCTCATTACCGGATGAACGTCACCTATGACGCCAACCGTCATACGATCACCGGAACAATGAACGTGACGTTTGGCAACAATCTCGGTTTTACACTCCATGACCTGTATTTCAACGTGTGGGCCAACGCACGAGATTTCACGGAAGTCGGCGGAGGCACGGAAATCCAATCCGTCAAGGTAAACGGAAAACCGGCCGCATTTGCCTTGAACGAAACCGCGCTTCACATCACCGGCCTGAACTTGGCCCCCAACAGTCAACCGGAAGTGCAAATCGACTTTACCGTCAAAGTGCCTGAATTGCAAGACCGGTTCGGATGGTATGGCACCACCGTTTCACTCGGCAACTGGTTTCCCATCCTAGCCGTCTATGACGAAGAAGGGTGGAATACCGATCCCTATTTCCCTTACGGGGAATCGTTCTACTCTTTGACCGGGAATTTTGATGTCCTGTTCACTACCGACCGCAACCAGGTGGTGGCGGCGACCGGCACGCAAGTGGGCAAAACCATCTTCCACAAAGACCTGGCCACTTACCATTTCCGAGCCCAAAATGTCCGCGACTTTGCCATGGAGTTGGACCCGAACTACCATGTCCGGCAGACTTCGGTCGGTAACGTGAAAATCAACGTGTACTATACCGATCGGCAGGCCAAGTATGCCGATGCGATGTTGGAAGCGGGCCGCGGCAGCATTGCCCTGTACAATGAAAAGTTCGGGACATATCCGTGGCCGGAGCTGGACATCGTCAGCATGGAAGGATGGTTTGGCGGGATGGAATATCCCCAGCTGGTCATGATCAGCCTGAGCGACAACCGCACCCAGGAATGGGTGAAGTCGGTGACGGCACACGAAATCGGTCACCAGTGGTTTTACGGGGTCATCGGCAACAACGAATATGATGAACCGTGGCTGGACGAATCGTTTGCTACCTTTGCCGCGGCGCTCTATATGAATCATCTGGACGGGTTGACGACGGAACCGACCAAGGAAGAATACTATCACGTCTCCTCCCCCGTTTCCACCTTCGTCCAGCACGCCGATGAGGGCGGCATCGATGCTTATTACCAAATGATCTATGGATACGGTTCCCGCACGTTGAACGAATTGCGGATAGAGTTGGGCGACGAAACCTTCTACCGCGCCATGCAGGCTTGGTTCCGGGCCGAGAAGTTTGGTGTGGCCACCACGCGGGACTTCATCCGGATCATGCAGCTAACCAGCGGGCGGGATTTGCACGATTTCTTCGTCAACCACCGAGTGTATGTCAATAACCAGGAGTAA
- a CDS encoding CcdC family protein: protein MQAFGVKPVHIAATLGSIVMALTFVVIRLRATKKPTSAKKIILPPIAMSTGFLMFLYPSTHIPVTWGIIAFLAGAVFFSYPLIRTSHFHVVDGDIYLKRSKAFIFILLGLLILRLGLHSYVEELFSIPQTGAVFFILAFGMILPWRVAMYIQYRRLLKKIKTESHHVD, encoded by the coding sequence ATGCAAGCCTTCGGAGTGAAGCCGGTACACATTGCGGCAACGCTGGGATCCATCGTCATGGCCCTGACTTTTGTCGTGATCCGGTTGCGTGCCACCAAAAAACCGACATCAGCCAAAAAGATCATTCTGCCGCCGATCGCCATGAGCACGGGGTTTCTGATGTTCCTCTACCCGTCGACCCATATCCCCGTCACCTGGGGAATCATCGCTTTTCTCGCCGGCGCGGTGTTTTTCTCCTACCCGCTGATCCGCACATCCCATTTTCATGTCGTCGACGGCGATATCTATCTGAAGCGATCCAAAGCGTTCATCTTTATCCTGCTCGGGCTGCTGATCCTGCGTCTCGGCTTGCACAGCTATGTGGAGGAACTTTTTTCCATTCCGCAGACGGGTGCGGTCTTCTTCATCCTCGCTTTCGGCATGATCCTGCCGTGGCGGGTGGCGATGTATATCCAGTATCGGCGATTGCTGAAAAAGATCAAGACTGAATCGCATCATGTAGACTGA
- the trpS gene encoding tryptophan--tRNA ligase, translated as MKRMLSGIQPTGNLHLGNYLGALKRFVELQDEAECFYCVVDLHALTVPRDPDELREKTLEVATLYLASGLDPKKATLFVQSHVRAHTEAGWLLQCVARMGELNRMTQFKEKSQGSEGVVVGLYTYPVLQAADIVLYQADAVPVGEDQKQHLELARDLAERFNNRYGKVLTLPEPLIGKVGARIMGLDNPVKKMSKSAGSEANYIALLDEPDVIVKKIKRAVTDSENRIDYDPENKPGVSNLLAIYSLIAGRSIEDTVQHFEGKGYGQLKKEVAEAVVEHLTPIRERYHELRRSGEVERVLAEGAEKANAIADETLARMKEAMGLVPPFSR; from the coding sequence ATGAAACGGATGTTGTCTGGCATTCAACCGACGGGAAATCTGCATCTGGGCAACTATCTCGGTGCGTTGAAGCGATTTGTGGAATTGCAGGATGAGGCGGAATGCTTCTACTGTGTGGTGGATCTTCATGCATTGACTGTACCGCGTGATCCTGATGAGTTGCGGGAGAAGACATTGGAAGTGGCGACGCTGTATCTGGCGTCCGGCCTGGACCCGAAAAAAGCGACACTGTTCGTACAGTCCCATGTTCGTGCGCACACGGAAGCCGGTTGGTTGTTGCAATGCGTTGCCCGTATGGGCGAATTGAACCGCATGACGCAATTTAAGGAAAAAAGCCAGGGGTCCGAAGGTGTGGTCGTCGGTTTGTACACCTATCCCGTCCTGCAGGCGGCGGACATCGTGCTGTACCAAGCGGACGCCGTTCCGGTGGGAGAAGACCAGAAACAGCACTTGGAATTGGCGCGCGACTTGGCCGAGCGGTTTAACAACCGGTACGGGAAAGTGCTGACACTGCCGGAACCACTGATCGGGAAGGTCGGTGCGCGTATCATGGGATTGGACAATCCGGTGAAAAAGATGAGCAAAAGTGCCGGAAGTGAAGCCAACTACATTGCGCTCCTGGATGAGCCGGATGTGATCGTGAAGAAGATCAAACGGGCGGTGACCGATTCGGAGAACCGCATCGATTATGATCCGGAGAACAAGCCGGGGGTCAGCAACCTGTTGGCCATTTACAGCCTGATCGCGGGACGGTCGATCGAGGACACCGTCCAGCATTTTGAAGGAAAAGGATACGGGCAGCTGAAGAAGGAAGTGGCCGAAGCTGTGGTGGAACATCTCACACCGATCCGCGAGCGTTATCACGAACTGCGGCGCTCGGGGGAAGTGGAGCGCGTACTGGCCGAAGGTGCGGAAAAAGCGAATGCCATCGCTGATGAAACGCTGGCCAGGATGAAGGAAGCGATGGGGTTGGTGCCGCCGTTTAGCCGGTAA
- the rpsT gene encoding 30S ribosomal protein S20: MANIKSAIKRAKTNEKRRMHRAAQKSAIRTAIKKFLAAVEAKDKEQAAVLLREASRKLDKGVTKGLLHKNAAARKKSRLAQKLNALNG; the protein is encoded by the coding sequence ATGGCGAACATCAAATCTGCGATCAAACGGGCGAAAACCAATGAAAAACGCCGGATGCATCGCGCGGCCCAAAAATCTGCTATCCGTACGGCCATCAAAAAATTCCTGGCTGCAGTGGAAGCCAAGGATAAGGAACAAGCGGCTGTGTTGTTGCGCGAAGCCTCCCGGAAATTGGACAAAGGCGTCACCAAAGGCCTTCTCCATAAAAATGCCGCAGCTCGGAAGAAATCCCGCTTGGCTCAAAAATTGAACGCCCTGAACGGTTAA
- the gpr gene encoding GPR endopeptidase, producing MAHDTNKRDEANDRPKLDLSALAIRTDLAREAHDLALKGREEGEIPGVRMEEYEEDGIKTSWIWVESEEGARALGKQQGTYLTLEVPGLRSKDSELQHRVAVHFSEEFSRFLEESGIAEDDKILVVGLGNWNVTADALGPFVVKHTLITRHLFQLMPEQVEEGYRPVSAISPGVMGTTGIETSEIVRGLVEKTKPDAVIAVDSLASRALTRVNTTIQVADSGINPGSGVGNKRKALNRDTLGVPVIAIGVPTVVDAATITYDTIELVMSHLHREMNQKKPANPLDPLNRPDLKELQNQKVDEAAKNRFLGLIGGLSDEEKRQLIHEVLSPLGQNLIVTPKEVDDFISDIGKLVADGINCALHESVTIDNVSAHTT from the coding sequence ATGGCGCATGACACAAACAAACGGGACGAAGCCAATGATCGGCCAAAGTTGGATTTGAGTGCGTTGGCCATTCGCACAGACCTCGCGCGGGAAGCTCATGATTTAGCGTTGAAAGGTCGCGAAGAAGGGGAAATCCCCGGTGTGCGAATGGAAGAATACGAGGAGGATGGCATCAAAACCAGCTGGATTTGGGTGGAGAGCGAAGAGGGAGCCCGTGCACTGGGAAAACAGCAGGGGACGTATCTGACACTGGAAGTACCGGGACTCAGAAGCAAGGATTCAGAATTGCAACATCGGGTGGCTGTCCATTTCTCCGAGGAATTTTCCCGTTTTCTCGAAGAGTCGGGGATTGCCGAAGACGACAAGATCCTGGTCGTTGGGTTGGGCAATTGGAACGTGACTGCCGATGCACTGGGACCGTTCGTCGTGAAACACACACTGATCACCCGCCACCTGTTTCAGCTGATGCCGGAACAAGTGGAGGAAGGGTACCGTCCGGTCAGCGCCATTTCGCCGGGGGTGATGGGGACAACCGGGATCGAGACCAGCGAAATTGTGCGCGGCCTCGTGGAAAAAACGAAACCGGATGCTGTCATCGCTGTCGATTCGTTGGCATCGAGGGCATTGACGCGGGTCAACACTACGATCCAAGTGGCGGATAGCGGCATCAATCCCGGTTCCGGTGTGGGGAACAAACGGAAAGCATTGAACCGTGACACGTTGGGTGTGCCCGTGATTGCGATCGGGGTACCGACAGTGGTGGATGCGGCGACGATTACGTATGACACGATCGAATTGGTGATGTCGCACCTTCATCGTGAGATGAACCAAAAAAAGCCGGCCAACCCGCTAGACCCGCTGAATCGGCCCGATTTGAAAGAGTTGCAGAATCAGAAAGTGGATGAAGCAGCCAAGAACCGGTTCCTGGGATTGATCGGCGGGCTAAGTGATGAGGAAAAACGGCAGTTGATCCACGAAGTGCTCTCACCGTTGGGGCAAAACTTGATCGTCACTCCCAAAGAGGTAGACGATTTTATCTCCGATATCGGCAAACTGGTGGCGGACGGAATCAATTGCGCATTGCACGAATCCGTTACCATCGATAACGTCTCGGCGCATACAACCTGA
- the spoIIP gene encoding stage II sporulation protein P has protein sequence MRHRYRGFATLNMSGPRERQSFVLLILGTALVFIFTGAFAMLEAERSAHSSDIGRLTTHLSADTLLWAMGREIPYLATMRDKQDDGRMSRLFFELATSIDPKDPRTFIGRELPGFSLFDTEIVVAGKGVKYTDVPIESEPPPDLAKELERQSERVKDHTPSDRVDKPSPSSSVKRVFIYQTHFSESYLPDLGRRDPDMAYDWDKNVIMVGKRLGEELERLGIGTEVSTAHYKEPHPKLYRSSRKTVLAAMRQNQDLQYFIDIHRDSQRRDKTTTTIDGKPYARISFVIGTAHEDWEQNLKLARQLHNKLESLYPGLSKGVFLKNRATGNGEYNQSLSPRSILVEIGGVDNSFVEVFRTTKALARAFADLYFQTEPVDARTSAPSGSR, from the coding sequence ATGCGCCACCGTTATCGAGGTTTTGCTACGTTGAACATGTCCGGACCACGTGAACGCCAATCATTTGTCCTGCTGATTCTGGGAACAGCGTTGGTTTTCATTTTTACCGGCGCTTTCGCCATGTTGGAGGCAGAACGGAGCGCACACTCTTCCGATATCGGCAGATTGACCACTCACCTGTCAGCCGACACGTTGTTGTGGGCGATGGGCAGAGAGATTCCGTATTTGGCGACGATGAGGGACAAGCAGGATGATGGGCGGATGTCCCGGCTCTTTTTTGAACTGGCCACCAGCATCGATCCAAAGGACCCCCGCACATTTATCGGGCGGGAATTACCTGGATTCTCTTTGTTTGATACGGAGATTGTCGTAGCCGGAAAGGGCGTCAAATATACGGATGTGCCCATCGAATCAGAACCGCCGCCGGATTTGGCGAAAGAACTGGAGCGACAATCCGAAAGGGTAAAGGACCACACCCCGTCTGATCGTGTGGATAAGCCGTCACCTTCATCCTCCGTCAAGCGTGTTTTCATCTACCAGACGCATTTCAGCGAATCGTACCTGCCGGATTTGGGCAGGCGTGATCCCGACATGGCTTATGACTGGGACAAAAACGTGATCATGGTCGGCAAGCGTTTGGGAGAGGAGTTGGAACGCTTGGGAATCGGCACAGAAGTCTCCACCGCGCATTACAAGGAACCACATCCCAAACTATATCGCTCTTCCCGCAAAACTGTACTGGCGGCGATGCGGCAAAATCAGGATTTGCAATACTTTATCGATATTCACCGGGATTCGCAACGCAGGGACAAAACCACCACGACGATTGACGGAAAGCCCTACGCCCGCATTTCGTTCGTCATTGGTACGGCACATGAGGATTGGGAACAAAATCTGAAGTTGGCCCGTCAACTGCACAACAAACTGGAATCCTTGTATCCGGGGTTGTCCAAAGGCGTATTTCTCAAAAACCGTGCCACGGGCAACGGCGAATACAACCAATCCTTGTCGCCGCGGAGTATTCTGGTGGAAATCGGCGGGGTGGA